A genomic window from Elaeis guineensis isolate ETL-2024a chromosome 3, EG11, whole genome shotgun sequence includes:
- the LOC140856539 gene encoding 7-deoxyloganetin glucosyltransferase-like, protein MGPIPEKPHAVCIPYPAQGHITPMLKLAKLLHYHGFYITFVNTHFNHNRLLRSGAISSLDSLPDFRFESIPDGLLPTDEDATQDIPSLCDSIAKNCLPPFRDLITKLNDPSSPTPMVSCIVSDGIMSFTLDAAKELQIPEVLFWTTSACGMMGYLHYQHLTERGIFPLKDASDLTNEYLDTPIDWISGMKNVRLRDLPTFLRTLDPKDIMFNYCNREAQRSSMGSAIILNTFDEFERFVLDAMASMLPPIYTIGPLSLLSRQITTGPLTSISSNLWKEDKTCLEWLQGREPGSVVYVNYGSITVMTNEQLIEFAWGLANSKHDFLWVIRPDLVKGDTAMLPQEFLNETKERGLLANWCPQEAVLSHPSIRVFLTHSGWNSMLESICGGVPVISWPFFAEQPTNCRYACTEWGIGMEIDNNVKRGDVERLVRELMVGEKGKEMRRRAVEWKESAIRATQPGGSSFQNFERLVKEALL, encoded by the exons atGGGTCCCATTCCAGAGAAGCCTCATGCAGTGTGCATCCCCTACCCAGCCCAAGGCCACATAACCCCCATGCTTAAGCTAGCCAAGCTCCTCCATTACCATGGCTTCTACATCACCTTTGTCAACACCCACTTCAACCACAACCGCCTCCTCAGGTCCGGAGCCATCTCCTCCCTCGACAGCCTCCCGGACTTTCGCTTCGAGTCCATCCCGGACGGCCTCCTTCCTACCGACGAGGATGCCACCCAAGACATCCCCTCCCTTTGCGATTCCATCGCAAAAAATTGCCTTCCCCCCTTTCGTGACCTTATAACTAAGCTCAACGACCCTTCCTCTCCTACGCCGATGGTGTCATGCATAGTTTCTGATGGGATCATGAGCTTCACCCTCGATGCTGCGAAGGAGCTCCAAATCCCCGAGGTCTTGTTCTGGACCACTAGTGCATGTGGCATGATGGGCTACCTCCACTATCAACATCTCACGGAAAGAGGCATCTTTCCTCTCAAAG ATGCCAGTGATCTCACCAACGAATATCTCGACACACCCATCGATTGGATATCGGGGATGAAGAATGTCCGGCTAAGGGACTTGCCCACCTTCCTTCGTACGCTGGACCCCAAGGACATCATGTTCAATTACTGTAATCGTGAGGCCCAGAGATCATCCATGGGGTCGGCGATCATATTAAACACCTTCGATGAATTCGAACGTTTTGTATTGGATGCGATGGCATCGATGCTCCCTCCTATCTACACCATAGGCCCTTTATCCTTGCTCTCTCGCCAAATCACCACGGGCCCTTTAACATCGATAAGCTCGAACCTGTGGAAGGAGGACAAAACTTGCTTGGAGTGGCTCCAAGGGAGAGAGCCCGGGTCAGTCGTGTACGTGAACTATGGAAGCATTACGGTGATGACGAACGAGCAGCTGATCGAGTTCGCGTGGGGGCTGGCTAACAGCAAGCATGATTTCTTGTGGGTGATCAGACCTGACCTCGTGAAAGGAGACACAGCCATGCTTCCACAAGAGTTCTTGAACGAGACCAAGGAGAGGGGTCTGCTAGCGAACTGGTGCCCCCAGGAGGCGGTGCTCTCACACCCGTCCATCAGAGTGTTCTTGACTCATAGCGGATGGAATTCGATGCTGGAGAGTATATGCGGTGGAGTGCCGGTGATAAGCTGGCCATTCTTTGCTGAGCAGCCGACCAATTGCAGGTATGCCTGCACGGAGTGGGGCATTGGAATGGAGATTGACAACAACGTAAAGAGAGGGGATGTGGAGAGGTTGGTGAGGGAGTTGATGGTAGGGGAGAAGGGAAAGGAGATGCGGAGGAGGGCGGTGGAGTGGAAGGAGAGTGCAATCAGAGCAACGCAACCAGGTGGCTCCTCTTTTCAGAATTTCGAAAGGTTAGTTAAGGAGGCACTGCTTTGA